The window GGAGGAAAAGGTTACTGAGCGAGCTATATTCaatgattattttaaaaagtcatAAGCACATCCTGTTTTTTTTATAAGCCTactaagttttaagtttacgtaattaattatcaccactgttGGATACCACTACATctttgtttgacaatcagaaagtgtacaatagtacctgtccaatttgaataaatgactttgactatgACTTTGATCAGCTAAGTTTGGTTTCTTTACACATTCCCTCCTTAATTTATCTCCCAATTCGATTAATCgatatatttgttattttttcgaTTTGTTCTACGATTAATCAATGGACGTGTTATTGTTTGCAGCAACGGGAGAGCCTGCCACGTGTATGGGAATTGTGATCGCTTTCGCTCTGAGGGAGGCAATATCCCTAGCGAGGCATGAATCAGGAATACCCACTACCCAGTGGTTCCAATTTGGTATAAGCCTATTGTTATTATTCTCACTTAATGTTTCTGGCATTAACTAACTATAATTGACTAGCTTCACTCTCTCTTCACTAGCTATGATgttaagtgacgatgcagtctcaGGAAGTAGGCTAAcgtagacctcatcattgctctgTTCTCAAGCATGAtggtcgtcaagcgcaagcctatcttacagtaaaaacattaaaaagacTTAGACTCCTTTTTTTTAGTCAGTTGTGTgacaaaattctttttttttttagatggaCCATTTACGGTGGAAAAAATTTGCGTCGCATGCGAGTCGGATCCAAAAGACTTCAAGTTTTACTAAGCCGCGATTTTGCACGGGCGGGATTACCgcgtctatactctatactgaTACTGATACTATAGTATTGACCTGCGAAGCgcgtgtctcctctcagagagAGAGAGGAGACACGAGCCATAGTGCACCACACTAACTAAgagtagattggcagacttcacgcaccttcgAGATTTTTTTGGTTTACTCTTTCTAGTTTATTGTTGCGCAAACACCAGAAACCTTGGATCACTGTTTAGTTTGATACACTGTGGTATTATTTTGTAATGGAAATGTAAAAATGTTCAAAACTTCATAACGcatcacgcacacacgcactcgcccacatgcacacacacacacacacacacacgagcTCGTACGTTGTGAATTACTtactaggtatttatatttttatactaattaATTGACTGTCGttggtacttataataattattacttatcttGTAAAGTTGTAAGGCTTCCACAAATATACCAATGGTGGTGGTGTGTTATATTTTCGCCCCTTCAAACCTActgttataaatacttatagataaacttttaaacaaaattgtaatttaatattaagcCTGAACTGTAAAACTATGTATTCTGTAATGCTGTtcattacaaataaataaaaaacattaccCAGCGATAAAAATGTTTCACTAGATGGGACACTTCACAGTTACAACACGTTCCAAAGAATATCGGTGCCCGCAATTCTGTCAATCTTAATCGCTTTAGACGCAGTCCGTTTCTACAAATTAAACTAGTGCGATAAGTCTAAATTTTATTACTCACATAGGTAGCTTTAATAGGCACTTAAAGTCGGTTCTAACTTATCTATGTTCGTAGAAATGGATTGCATCTAAAGTGGGTTACGATTGATAGAGGTATggacaccgatgttcgttggaaaCTTAGAATATGTTGTTAAGGCTGGACTGCTTTATAACTGCGCTGCGCAGGCTACATAGCGCGGTACAAAGCGTcgtattgtaaattgaacatttgaaaagagcaaccgccgagtttcttgctggttcttctcggtaggaacggcattccgaaccagtggtaaattatttgacgattcaaaagcacttgtaaaagtttatttgaataaaaatctattctattctattctattcaaaatattatttcaataatttcGTATCGTGCATGTCGCACGAGAGCGGCGCTGCACAGTGCGTTGTGGCATAAAGAATATCGACGCAAAGTGACGCAACGCGCAGCACCGTTATAAGggtgcttttccaccagagatgtgctatgctcacatcatcactttccatcaggtgtgattgtggtcaaacgcttacctatagtgaataaaaaaaaaaaaatgctacgttgctatggatgcgtttgatatccaccaatcatattcattggtgcacatagcttagcactggtgaAAACGGATTCAtctaagatatgtttttatatggaaggatgcgtgctatggatgctaTGGGCAGTCGACAGTGGTGCAGAGCAGAATACCTACAGTAtgcgcatctttctcgcgcagctactttgcggcaacgcatcttcctcgcacagctacatagcttagtattggtggaaacggtcacatattttcgtagcgtagatttcacatcttcgcaGCATAGcttgcatagcacatctctggtgaaAAGGCACCATAATGCGGTCCGGCCTTTACTTTAAGCCCCCtttctagtggaacatttatatcgctgaatGTAGCTATCTATAGGCACATGTGATAAGTAGACAAAGCTGGTAACATAGGTTTATCAATTTGGCTGCTGATTGCGTTGTACAATAACTTACCTTCTTTGCAATAAAACTGTGAAcgtattttatcaatcttcaaATAAAGTTGttacctaaacatgattgtgtattttttaattcaaagcttaacgaatttaaaaaaaaaaaagaatattagccatgttaaatgactaatattcccctttcctctccaactaagcgtcaggcttgtgctaggagtaggtacgacaatagtgcaacgggcggggtgtGAACCGTTTCGGTTTTCACTCCACTCCTTTGCcgtttgagctattgaggctctaactTTGAGAGGGAAagatccatactaattttataaatgccaaagtgtctgtctgtctatctgctagatGTTCACGGTCCGCCCATTAtccattcaaccgattttgatttctacagattaattttacttcccggggacggacatatactacttttttatcattgaaaattaaagagttcctacatgattttaaaaacttgaataTATATAACTACAATTATACTATCTCTAAAGTCTACGATAGAGGTGTTATTTGTTACATGTTGTTAATAATGAGTTAAATCGTCAATAAGTATTGAATACCTttaattctaaaacaaatacattttattacgAAATATTGTACACCTACATTCGAAGTCTTACTTATAcagatataaaattattaatttacttctCATTTTTCACCCTTACGCTTTAAACTTTTTCTGTTTCTTCTAATAccttcttttgtttttcttcgaTCGTCTCAAGATCTCTTTTCCTCCTCCTATCTTGTATGGAACTATCAAAATCAACATTTTCTAAACTGTTTGGTTTCATTTCAAAATTAGTCGGTTTATCATTTTCCTGGGCTAGAGGATTATGGGTTTTCCTTTGGAAGTATTGTCTGCTATTATGTATTATGCCATTTGAAGTTTTACGTCTTTCATCTGACTTTGAATTTccaaagaatatttttttacaggCAGGACACagtttttcaaagtaagatcttttaaagattttatctGCCTCAATGTTAGCGTCTGTAGATTTCACCATTATACTATTCGTGATACCCATAGTTTTTTGTGTTACGCTTGTACTTTGTATTTTAACTTTACGTGAGCCCTTGGATCGTAGGCTAAATAGTCTTCTCTTTTTATCTttcttatctttatttttagttcTTGCAGGCGTTTTATCTTGCACTTTTTCTTTGGCATTGTTATGGGAAAAAAACGGAAATTTCATTTTCTTCAAACCAgcactaaaaaaaaaagaaaaaacaaagCATTACATGGTTTGCTTGGGTGAATATTTAACATTTCCGAATTAGTGcaaaaaaattttaatcatcaatcaaaaatttaatatcGTGACTAAGTTGACAAGACAGacttttatgaataaaatatggcTGTTATTACGATTGGGTTTTGTTGGTGTGTGCCCAACTTGTGCCTTCGGTTGCACCTAGAAATTAGTAATCTTCTGGGCCCTGTACATTGTTCAAACTACTTATTACCTTCAATACCCAGAAATTCAATACATGATCTTTAGGTACTTACCATTTCTTTTCCTTCCGTGAAAAATGCCTCTCATATGGAGAATCAAATTGTTTAATAGTTCCTAGTTTAtgtaattcaatatttggagAATGTATTGCATCCATAGATAATCCATTTAAATTCATATGTTGAGGAACAAAGTGTTTTGCATTTAATATGTTGACTTCAGGAATTTTATCAGCATACAAATTTTGATATTCTCTAGTATCTTTATTGACTTCTTCATTTATATTAGCTGCCCCAAAGTTACCATAATCGATGCTTTGACCCTTGATATTCTGTTTAAATTGCTCATAAGTTTCATTCTCATCCAAAGATTCGTCAGGTCTTTGTATGAAGCTGGCTACATCTATATGTGCTTGATTTCTTCGATCGAATTTTCTTCTTGATTTTCTACCACCAACTCGAAATTTTCTATTCACTTGTTCTGAATTTAGGTCTTCATTCGATAAATAGTCGTAACAAAAAGAAATATCAGTGATACACAATAATAACAATACACCTAAGAAATAAATGCGTCGTAACATTTTCGTTTTGACATTTTGCTTGATTTCTGTCTGTCTCCGTCTTAATTTTGATCTTGCTgatttgacataattttattgaaactttTTGAGCGAAAATAAGAAAACGTTTATTCTAGTGAATAAAACATGAACACTTTGACCTATTGACTTTTTCTGCAAGACCTTCACAGTCGCTCGACTTGAAGACAAGAAGCAATAAGCAGTAAcgaaccaaagtaaccgataTAGTTAAACGAATaagcaagttgaagtggcagtggTTAGGCCGTCTGCTGGCGCTAGGGCAAACGTGTTCTCGAGTGGAGATCGCGTACCCGCAAGCAAAGTGTGACTAGTGTGTAGTTTctgttaaaaattttgaaaaaaaaaaatagatttctgAAAATGCCTGTCTGAAACCGCTTTACAAATTCGAATATATGCACAATCTTAAAACACCCTGTCTAACCATTAAATTTCCATAGATCGTCACCGCCATTACGAGGAACCCATGGCGCGTTCAGCAGAAATCTCCTAATTTATGTGATCCATCCGACCCACCCCTTTTATGTCACCTCGTTAAGCAAATGGACAGGGTTCGATTCTAGGGATCCTTTGTCGTTAaagataagtatatttttacatCTGGGCCTCTTTTTAAGCGAATCTGTTATCGTCCTAATGATGATTATCATCATTGCGTTTCACATTTGAACATACCTTGATTAAGGTACTTAAAGACTACAAATATTTCTTTCTCTTTCCCTCTTACTCTCTCTCACTGTCTTTTCTCTGCCTTActctttttctctctctctataaCTCCCTCTATTCTCTCTTTGTACAGCATGGTGGTATTAGGACTTCGCAAAGATTTCCTGGTAGGTTTAGCCATagtctttttcttcttctaaatatgtatatcatatgcctataaaaggaaaagctgacagactgatctatcgacgccgacgcacagctcaaactactcaaCGGATCAGGCTGGGCATGCATATAGACTATCTATTATAACTTAGACAttcaataagattttttttttatttaaccctgaaggaataaaataggggttcaaaatttgtgtaatccatgCGGAAGAAGTCACGGGCATGCGCTAGTCAtagtatagtaggtattataaaagaAACAGTATGTAAAAGGAATTTATTAATCCAAATAAGTGGGCTCTATCTAATAAAATTTGAAGTCCATTGAATCCGTTTCGCAAGCCACACAAATTTTATCCACAGTAAATGGTccatctgaaaaataaaaatacttatatcaCTGTTGTATctattactttaattttaagaCAGACATAATGGGACCCACAAGACGGCTTCACATCTTCCTAAGGTTGACGGTAGAGAtgtaatactaatattatattaacattatattaaaaggaaccaaaagcttcatcacactaatattgtaagggcgaaagtttgtgtgtatgtttgttactccttcaggcaaaaactattggactgATTTGACTAAAATTTGGGAAGGAGATATtaaccttggattagcacataaactactttttatcccggaaaaccactAAGTTTCCAGGGGATTTACAAAAAACGAAGTCGcgaagcatcagctagtttgctaTATGGTGTAACATGCAGCATACGTTAcgcaccgcccgccctctcactgctaaatatgcaggaaaagcaagtcACCAagaagcaatacgcaccaccattACGCAGCTCCACACAAAACACATTCGACACATGCGCTGGCgttgcatatcgcatgctgcgtGTTGCACCATATatatttgtctgtttcagcggattatagcaaattaagcttttgattctttgtatacttatcatggatttccgcaaagtagcgtccgtccgtctatacAATACTATAACGATACCTATCTGGAACCACTGGGTAGTGGGTATGCCTGATTCAAGCCTCGCCAACGATATTGCTTCCCTCAGAGCGAAGGCGATCGCGATGCTCATACAAGTAGCAGGCTCTCCCGTTGCTGCAAACAATAACACATCCATATATTATGGTCTGTTGGggggcttcagccgtggctagttaccaccccgcCAGCAAAGCCGGGCCGCCAAgaaatttagcgttccggtaggatgccgtatagaaaccaaaggggtatgggtttaataaacactgccataccccttccaagttagcccgcttcttaCGACTTACCACTTACCACAAGGTGAGAGtgcagtcaagtgctaacttgtatctagataaaataaaaaataaaatacgttcAGTTGTAACTCCCTTAGGTAATAATACCATAGTTCACGACATTTAGgcaacttctaacaaaacgtcgaagcttcaccttcactggcaggcgtcaaatgttacctgcatttgacgctaggtagtaTAAAGCCCCAATATTACAATGGGTTGGGAAGTGTGCAGAAGAACAAGAAGAAATATAAAGTAAGACTCAATAGCTCAATACCTCAAgagttataggagcggactaaaatccgaaaggtgttgtcgtacccactcctagcacaagctttacgcttagttggaggggaaagaggaatgttagtatgattaaaatggctaatattcttttcttaaacaagataaagttgcaaactgaaacccgactgcgatcgtcttaataacactgaaatattagaataaaattgtttgtctgtcgtttgggtattttaatgttgttgtacataatatacccatgaactcagaattttctcctctttcatttgaaatCCCACTccatacaatagcaaaaaatatttttggagctacttatttgatgtaacatccgctaggtcaatttttttcgtataaaatctttacaacgaatcaattgacacctcattcatcaaaatcggcccagtagtttaagcgctacgatggaacacacagaatctggatacaaacatacatttatacatacattcatacattGACTGCTagaatcattacccttccttttggctttgccgcagtcgggtaaaaaagtaaTCAAACCTTTGGCTCCAAGAATGGTTTTATCACTAAAGGACCGCCGTCTGAAGTACACCCTGAAGTCCTCCGGAATGTCCAGGGCTTGAGG of the Maniola jurtina chromosome 16, ilManJurt1.1, whole genome shotgun sequence genome contains:
- the LOC123873129 gene encoding uncharacterized protein LOC123873129; the protein is MLRRIYFLGVLLLLCITDISFCYDYLSNEDLNSEQVNRKFRVGGRKSRRKFDRRNQAHIDVASFIQRPDESLDENETYEQFKQNIKGQSIDYGNFGAANINEEVNKDTREYQNLYADKIPEVNILNAKHFVPQHMNLNGLSMDAIHSPNIELHKLGTIKQFDSPYERHFSRKEKKCAGLKKMKFPFFSHNNAKEKVQDKTPARTKNKDKKDKKRRLFSLRSKGSRKVKIQSTSVTQKTMGITNSIMVKSTDANIEADKIFKRSYFEKLCPACKKIFFGNSKSDERRKTSNGIIHNSRQYFQRKTHNPLAQENDKPTNFEMKPNSLENVDFDSSIQDRRRKRDLETIEEKQKKVLEETEKV